A region from the Mucilaginibacter sp. CSA2-8R genome encodes:
- a CDS encoding glycosyl hydrolase — protein sequence MKRRRFLIQGSLAATSSLMFSALPTLAKTVLETSLAGGDDLYNLFKNPAMGYRPFVRWWWNGDKVEKTELARELQLLKDAGIGGVEINPIKFPSTTDDMGKPSLQWLSDEWIAMLQFTFSEAKKLGLTCDLIVGSGWPFGAEYLEGEERSQVVVIGTKRLEGPLDYETSLFDLFKEADPNFSSVYPGRQMEMLSVKLVPAQLNAMSEVIELSDQIKSQAIKIKVPAGKYILYGTVKINGSMEVINGAPGANGPVLNHYNKAAVKKYLYHMSDTIQKKAGPLHQYIRAFFIDSLEIEGANWCADMVSEFKKRRGYDLMPYLPFTMFKMGSMGNTWDYKYGAALGSELNETIERVRFDWDLTKSELIEERFIKTFVDWCKDNKVKSRAQAYGRGYFPLEGTFDMDIPECETWIKYGLGKEMSESDYRIGRAYTMVNKYVSSAAHLKSKRLISCEELTNTDMVFNDTLETLKVAGDQSMISGVTHPVFHGFNYSPANAPFPGWVRYGTYLNEKNTYWPYFKKFTDYKARHSALLQQADMFADIAILPPVFDMWSIFGAQNEPFPSFMYPTYLTLIWEALHQNGNACDYLSDGVIQQSAIKNGKITYGPRSYHTLFMVDVQRMQPATLKKLYEFTLAGGRVFCIENLPEKSLGLSNRQPLDQGVQGWIAKLKAQPQQFILLAKPQTNVIQWYKEVQVKYGIKPYVEIDQPNRFVNQVRYQANGSEILLFVNSDVQEAHPVKIKASTAITSGKQAWLWNAETGERNRIETKDDMISLDLGPADSCLIVYDDHHEGKAMQIKLLSKATQVSLSKWTVRFSHIDGSNKTTMLNQLQDLKNIPEYASFAGNVIYSSQVTVKDAAKFQYLNLGTVYGTSEVLINGKPVGVQWYGRRIFPVQGMLVNGTNTIEIKVATSMGNYLKTLIDNPNAQKWTNSVKRPQPIQSMGLVGPVTLY from the coding sequence ATGAAGAGAAGACGATTTTTAATACAGGGCTCATTGGCAGCAACCAGTAGTTTGATGTTTAGCGCGTTACCCACATTGGCTAAAACGGTGCTCGAAACATCATTGGCTGGCGGTGATGACCTGTATAACTTGTTTAAAAATCCGGCTATGGGTTACCGTCCGTTTGTACGCTGGTGGTGGAACGGTGACAAAGTAGAAAAAACTGAATTGGCCCGCGAACTGCAGCTGTTAAAAGATGCAGGTATAGGTGGGGTAGAAATCAATCCCATCAAATTTCCGTCAACTACGGATGATATGGGTAAGCCCTCATTACAATGGCTTAGTGATGAATGGATTGCTATGCTGCAGTTCACTTTTAGCGAAGCTAAAAAACTGGGCCTTACCTGTGATTTAATAGTTGGTTCGGGCTGGCCTTTTGGTGCCGAGTATTTAGAAGGGGAAGAACGCTCGCAGGTTGTAGTTATTGGCACGAAACGGCTGGAAGGCCCGCTGGATTACGAAACATCGTTGTTTGATTTATTTAAAGAGGCCGATCCTAACTTTAGTTCGGTTTACCCGGGCAGGCAAATGGAAATGCTGTCGGTAAAGCTGGTGCCGGCACAACTTAATGCCATGAGCGAGGTGATCGAGTTATCGGACCAGATTAAATCGCAGGCTATTAAAATTAAAGTACCTGCCGGTAAGTACATTTTATATGGTACCGTTAAAATAAATGGCTCTATGGAGGTGATTAACGGTGCCCCCGGGGCAAACGGGCCGGTATTAAACCATTATAATAAAGCCGCAGTAAAGAAGTATTTGTACCACATGTCTGATACGATACAAAAAAAAGCCGGCCCTTTGCATCAGTACATCCGAGCGTTTTTTATAGATAGTTTAGAGATAGAGGGTGCTAACTGGTGTGCCGATATGGTATCAGAATTTAAAAAACGCCGTGGATATGATTTGATGCCTTACCTGCCGTTCACTATGTTTAAGATGGGATCGATGGGTAATACCTGGGATTACAAATATGGTGCAGCACTCGGCTCCGAACTTAATGAAACTATAGAGCGTGTCCGTTTTGATTGGGACCTGACCAAATCTGAACTGATTGAGGAGCGTTTTATCAAAACCTTTGTCGACTGGTGTAAAGATAATAAAGTGAAATCCCGTGCGCAGGCTTATGGTCGTGGTTACTTCCCGCTCGAAGGTACTTTTGATATGGATATCCCGGAATGCGAAACCTGGATTAAATACGGCCTGGGCAAAGAAATGAGCGAGAGCGATTACCGTATTGGCCGGGCTTATACCATGGTTAACAAATATGTATCGTCTGCTGCCCACTTAAAATCTAAAAGGCTCATTAGCTGCGAAGAGTTAACCAACACCGATATGGTGTTTAATGATACGCTCGAAACGCTGAAGGTAGCCGGCGACCAAAGTATGATCTCGGGCGTTACCCATCCGGTATTTCATGGCTTTAATTATTCGCCTGCTAATGCTCCGTTTCCGGGTTGGGTTAGGTATGGTACTTATTTAAACGAGAAAAACACATACTGGCCCTATTTTAAAAAGTTTACAGACTATAAGGCCCGTCATTCGGCTTTGCTGCAACAGGCAGATATGTTTGCCGACATTGCTATTTTGCCGCCAGTGTTTGATATGTGGAGCATCTTTGGTGCACAGAATGAACCCTTCCCTTCGTTCATGTATCCAACCTATCTCACCTTAATTTGGGAAGCCCTGCACCAGAACGGTAATGCCTGCGATTATTTGTCGGACGGAGTAATACAACAGTCGGCCATCAAAAACGGAAAAATTACTTACGGGCCGCGCAGTTATCATACCCTTTTTATGGTAGATGTACAGCGTATGCAACCTGCTACGCTCAAAAAGTTATACGAATTTACTTTGGCAGGCGGGCGCGTATTCTGCATCGAAAACCTGCCGGAAAAATCGTTAGGCCTCAGTAATCGTCAGCCACTCGACCAAGGGGTACAAGGCTGGATAGCTAAACTAAAAGCTCAGCCGCAGCAATTTATTTTGCTTGCCAAGCCGCAAACTAACGTAATTCAGTGGTATAAAGAGGTTCAGGTTAAATATGGCATAAAGCCTTATGTAGAAATTGATCAGCCTAATCGGTTTGTTAACCAGGTACGCTATCAGGCTAATGGCTCAGAAATACTCTTATTCGTCAATTCTGATGTGCAGGAGGCGCATCCGGTCAAGATTAAAGCCAGCACTGCCATCACCTCCGGTAAACAAGCCTGGCTTTGGAATGCCGAAACCGGCGAACGAAACCGTATAGAAACCAAAGATGATATGATTAGCCTTGATTTGGGGCCGGCAGATTCGTGCCTCATTGTTTATGATGACCACCACGAAGGGAAAGCGATGCAAATTAAACTGCTAAGTAAAGCTACACAAGTTAGTTTAAGCAAGTGGACTGTGCGTTTTAGTCATATTGATGGCAGTAACAAAACTACAATGCTCAACCAACTGCAAGATTTAAAAAATATACCTGAGTATGCCAGTTTTGCGGGTAACGTAATTTATAGTAGTCAGGTAACTGTGAAGGATGCTGCAAAATTTCAATACCTTAATTTGGGTACAGTATACGGTACATCAGAGGTGCTTATTAATGGTAAGCCTGTGGGCGTACAATGGTACGGCCGACGCATATTTCCGGTGCAGGGAATGTTGGTAAACGGTACTAATACTATTGAGATAAAAGTAGCAACGTCGATGGGTAATTATCTTAAAACACTGATTGATAACCCAAATGCACAAAAATGGACTAATAGCGTTAAAAGGCCCCAGCCTATACAGTCAATGGGATTAGTTGGGCCGGTAACCCTTTATTAA
- a CDS encoding phytanoyl-CoA dioxygenase family protein, whose protein sequence is MKHQLTAQQIESYQQNGFVVIEDFLSADELAHWRKTVMYAVAERKGQKMPGKEIKVGESDGINEDAAYYGKVFDQLLNLWQTDAGVKELMFDERIGEMAATLAGTDGIRIWHDQALFKRPWANPTSWHLDTPFWSFSDRKALSIWVALDDATYENGCLYFIPGSFHQTEFENKGIGKNMDSIFEVYPQFLKVNSVAAPMKAGSCSFHNGLTIHGAGANMTSGFRRAMTCAYMPDGNVFNGQANILPDDYLQTLKVGDKLNSDEQNPLIYSRAKGN, encoded by the coding sequence ATGAAACATCAATTAACTGCCCAACAAATAGAGAGTTATCAGCAAAACGGATTTGTGGTGATCGAAGACTTTTTATCTGCTGATGAACTGGCGCACTGGCGTAAAACGGTGATGTATGCTGTGGCCGAGCGTAAAGGCCAAAAAATGCCGGGTAAGGAAATTAAAGTGGGCGAATCTGATGGCATCAACGAAGACGCAGCTTATTACGGTAAGGTATTTGACCAACTACTCAACCTATGGCAAACTGATGCCGGCGTTAAAGAACTAATGTTTGATGAACGGATAGGTGAAATGGCTGCTACCCTTGCCGGTACAGACGGCATCCGCATCTGGCATGATCAGGCTTTGTTTAAACGGCCCTGGGCCAACCCAACGTCATGGCATTTAGATACGCCTTTTTGGTCTTTTTCAGACCGTAAGGCACTATCTATTTGGGTGGCTTTAGATGATGCTACTTACGAGAATGGCTGCCTCTACTTCATACCGGGTTCTTTCCACCAAACTGAGTTTGAAAATAAGGGCATTGGTAAAAATATGGATAGCATATTTGAAGTGTATCCGCAGTTTTTAAAAGTAAATTCGGTAGCCGCCCCCATGAAAGCTGGCAGTTGCTCATTTCATAATGGGCTAACCATACACGGTGCTGGTGCCAACATGACTAGTGGTTTCCGCCGAGCCATGACTTGCGCTTATATGCCTGACGGTAATGTATTTAACGGGCAAGCTAACATTTTGCCTGATGATTATCTGCAGACTTTAAAAGTAGGAGATAAACTAAATAGCGACGAGCAAAATCCGCTGATATATTCTCGCGCCAAAGGTAATTAA
- a CDS encoding glycerate kinase: protein MHILVAPNAFKGSLNANQAAEAISAGLQASKLNCTTHIFPIGDGGDGTGDLLIKHLGGNVKNIKVQDALGRNIESSYGIADGGTTAIIEMANAAGIRLLQPEELNPMQASSFGVGQMIKAALDDGAKIIIIGMGGSATVDGGAGILQALGVRFLGADSNVLQANPEHLLKLHQVDISQLDPRLAATEIIVLCDVKNSLLGPEGAAAVFGPQKGATPQQVIKLEEFLKKLSDVARQVTGHDMALAPHSGTAGGAAAGLFAFLNAKLVDGASHFLELTGFKQQLQQSQLVITGEGSIDEQTLQGKGPFAVAKAAKQLNIPVIGVAGKVPLQNSALLNAYFDVLMPVSNQPHTLTEAIASTYLNLLRTGIAIGNMLALNLQLIPIIANQNKL from the coding sequence ATGCACATCCTCGTCGCCCCTAACGCCTTTAAAGGCAGTCTCAATGCAAATCAAGCTGCCGAAGCAATTAGTGCAGGCTTACAGGCAAGCAAGCTTAATTGTACTACGCACATTTTCCCGATAGGTGATGGTGGCGACGGTACGGGAGATTTGCTGATTAAACATCTCGGCGGCAACGTCAAAAACATAAAAGTTCAGGATGCTTTAGGTAGAAATATTGAAAGTAGCTATGGGATAGCTGATGGCGGAACTACCGCAATAATTGAAATGGCTAATGCTGCAGGCATACGCTTGCTGCAGCCTGAAGAACTGAATCCGATGCAGGCATCTTCATTTGGCGTTGGCCAAATGATTAAGGCGGCCCTGGATGATGGTGCTAAAATAATTATCATCGGTATGGGTGGCTCGGCAACGGTTGATGGTGGTGCGGGAATTTTGCAAGCTCTGGGCGTTAGATTTTTAGGCGCAGACAGTAACGTTCTTCAAGCCAATCCTGAGCATTTATTAAAGCTTCATCAAGTGGATATTTCTCAACTTGATCCTCGGCTCGCAGCTACAGAAATTATTGTTTTGTGCGATGTTAAGAATAGCTTATTAGGGCCGGAAGGTGCTGCAGCTGTATTTGGCCCTCAAAAAGGAGCAACACCTCAACAGGTTATTAAGCTCGAAGAGTTTTTAAAAAAACTATCGGATGTAGCCAGGCAGGTAACTGGGCATGATATGGCCCTGGCACCGCACAGCGGAACTGCCGGAGGTGCGGCAGCGGGTTTATTTGCTTTTTTAAATGCTAAGCTTGTTGATGGAGCTTCGCATTTTTTGGAGCTGACTGGTTTTAAACAACAATTGCAGCAAAGCCAGTTAGTCATTACCGGCGAAGGAAGTATTGATGAGCAAACCCTGCAAGGTAAAGGACCATTTGCAGTAGCAAAGGCTGCAAAGCAATTAAATATCCCGGTTATTGGAGTTGCCGGTAAAGTGCCATTACAAAACAGCGCATTGCTAAACGCGTATTTTGATGTACTGATGCCTGTTTCTAACCAACCCCACACCTTGACTGAGGCAATAGCCTCCACCTATCTAAACCTGTTGCGCACAGGTATTGCCATTGGCAATATGCTGGCCTTAAACTTACAACTGATACCAATTATAGCTAACCAAAATAAATTATGA
- a CDS encoding glycosyl hydrolase family 28 protein, translating to MKFIKYLLIAFFCLSSPQLFAKDYLATMFGIHSDGLGLNTRSIQFAIDYINKNGGGRLVFHVGRYLTGSIYLKSNVTIQLEEGAVLMGSLNPFDYDQHELTALIFAIDQENIGITGRGMIDGQGKAVARNVIEIINKGLIKDKFRSGRPEVETRAMNISFLRCNNVLIKGIMLKNSASWNQTYDQCKNMKMDSVYVDNKDYWNEDGVDIIDCEDVSITNSFFDAADDCICLKSHNAKHVCKNILISNNTVRSSANGIKFGTVSRGGFSDIRIINNKVYDTYRSALALEAVDGGYIENIVVDSLQSYNTGNAIFLRTGERFAKGSRFNNVTISNVYAEIPAGKPDAGYEYEGPIEDMPRNVSPGIIISGVPNCIIKNVKLNNIEVKHPGGGNAFFANVPLNKLNTIPEISNKYPDFSMFKELPAWGMFVKHATGLEFNNIKISNDKKDFRVPVVLDDVHDAKFNGLKVNQTVAKKQDVFQNNSTQVSIK from the coding sequence ATGAAATTTATAAAATATTTACTCATCGCATTTTTTTGCTTGTCGTCACCGCAATTGTTTGCTAAAGACTACCTGGCTACGATGTTCGGTATACACTCTGACGGGTTGGGCCTTAACACGCGCTCTATTCAGTTCGCGATAGATTACATCAACAAAAACGGTGGCGGGCGATTGGTATTTCATGTGGGCCGTTACTTAACGGGTAGCATCTACCTCAAATCAAACGTCACCATTCAGCTGGAAGAGGGTGCTGTGCTGATGGGATCATTAAACCCCTTTGATTACGACCAGCATGAGCTAACAGCACTCATCTTTGCCATTGACCAGGAAAATATAGGCATTACCGGCCGGGGGATGATTGACGGGCAGGGTAAAGCCGTTGCCCGTAACGTGATCGAGATCATAAACAAAGGTTTGATCAAAGATAAATTCAGGAGCGGAAGACCTGAGGTTGAAACAAGAGCTATGAATATCAGCTTTTTGCGTTGTAACAATGTACTGATTAAGGGTATTATGCTTAAAAATTCCGCCAGCTGGAATCAAACTTACGACCAATGCAAAAACATGAAAATGGATAGTGTTTACGTGGATAACAAGGACTATTGGAACGAAGACGGCGTAGATATTATTGATTGCGAAGATGTATCTATTACCAATTCGTTTTTTGATGCTGCTGATGATTGTATCTGCCTTAAATCGCATAACGCTAAGCACGTATGTAAAAATATTTTGATTAGCAATAATACAGTGCGCAGCAGTGCCAACGGTATTAAGTTTGGTACGGTATCGCGCGGAGGTTTTAGTGACATCCGGATCATTAACAACAAGGTGTATGATACCTATCGTTCTGCCTTAGCTTTAGAGGCGGTTGATGGGGGGTATATTGAAAATATTGTGGTGGATAGTTTGCAAAGTTATAACACCGGCAACGCTATATTTTTGCGTACCGGGGAGCGTTTTGCGAAAGGCAGCCGTTTTAATAATGTAACAATTAGTAACGTTTACGCAGAAATACCGGCGGGTAAGCCTGATGCCGGTTACGAGTATGAAGGCCCGATTGAGGATATGCCCCGTAACGTATCGCCGGGTATTATCATCAGCGGCGTTCCTAATTGTATCATTAAAAATGTAAAGTTGAATAATATTGAAGTTAAACACCCGGGCGGCGGCAATGCATTTTTTGCAAATGTGCCCTTAAACAAGCTCAACACCATTCCGGAAATATCTAATAAATATCCCGACTTTTCGATGTTTAAAGAACTGCCTGCCTGGGGGATGTTTGTAAAGCATGCAACGGGGCTGGAATTTAATAATATCAAAATAAGTAATGATAAAAAAGATTTTAGGGTGCCTGTAGTATTAGATGACGTACATGATGCCAAATTTAACGGACTAAAAGTCAACCAAACTGTAGCAAAAAAGCAGGATGTATTTCAAAATAACTCAACACAGGTATCCATTAAATAA
- a CDS encoding sugar phosphate isomerase/epimerase: MQVNFFCPRWGFENMPWPKFIDRVKQAGYQGVEWFPYSEDINPQEVTALLKSNNLQLAVVMTVLGDYKTTDAYIELLQTQLKAHIEHCQPAFVTAQTGREYFNQEQIQQCIDCCAQVSKAANVPVYQETHRNKWAYAAHVVLPVLQKNEKLCITFDVSHWFCVSESYLEDQQPVVNLAIERAAHIHARVGHTQGPQVTDPAKPQYAKALAEHLAIWDKWIERKRNDGANYCTITPEFGPPPYFPQIDDTPTWQEQWRINCWMKDLLHERYNLNNNP; this comes from the coding sequence ATGCAGGTAAACTTTTTTTGCCCGCGTTGGGGTTTCGAAAATATGCCATGGCCGAAGTTTATTGACCGCGTTAAGCAAGCCGGATACCAGGGTGTAGAGTGGTTCCCTTACAGCGAGGACATTAACCCGCAAGAAGTAACTGCATTATTGAAAAGTAATAATTTGCAACTGGCCGTAGTGATGACTGTATTAGGCGATTATAAAACAACGGATGCATACATTGAACTTTTGCAAACCCAACTTAAAGCACATATTGAGCACTGCCAACCTGCCTTTGTAACCGCCCAGACCGGGCGCGAGTATTTTAACCAAGAGCAAATACAGCAATGTATAGACTGTTGTGCGCAAGTAAGTAAGGCTGCTAATGTGCCTGTTTACCAGGAAACGCACCGTAACAAATGGGCTTATGCAGCGCATGTAGTGCTGCCGGTATTACAGAAAAATGAAAAGCTCTGTATTACATTTGATGTTTCTCACTGGTTTTGCGTTTCTGAAAGTTACCTGGAAGACCAGCAGCCGGTTGTAAACCTGGCTATTGAGCGGGCAGCGCATATTCATGCCCGAGTTGGGCATACGCAGGGTCCGCAAGTAACCGATCCGGCCAAGCCTCAATATGCCAAAGCTTTGGCCGAGCATTTGGCCATTTGGGATAAATGGATTGAACGGAAGCGCAATGATGGCGCAAACTATTGTACCATAACCCCCGAATTTGGTCCGCCGCCATATTTCCCGCAAATTGACGATACACCAACTTGGCAGGAACAGTGGCGCATTAACTGTTGGATGAAAGATTTGCTGCACGAGCGCTATAATTTAAATAACAACCCATGA